The sequence below is a genomic window from Musa acuminata AAA Group cultivar baxijiao unplaced genomic scaffold, Cavendish_Baxijiao_AAA HiC_scaffold_599, whole genome shotgun sequence.
ATTTGTCCATCTGTAATGGAAATTACATTAGTAGGAATATAAGCTGAAACGTCTCCAGATTGAGTCTCAACTATCGGTAAAGCGGTCATACTTCCTTCACCTAAACTAGAATTTGATTTAGCGGCTCTTTCCAAAAGTCGtgaatgcaaataaaaaacatctcctggataagcttcacgaccgggaggtcttcttaatagaagagacatttggcgataagcttgtgcctgtttggagagatcatcataaattattaaagtatgttgtccacgatacataaaaaactcagccagagccgctcccgtataaggagcgaggtattgtaatgtagcaggtgaatccgccgtttcggctaccacaatagtatattccatcgcccccttttcccggaaagtagtcactacctgagccacagaagatgctttttgaccaatagctacataaacacatattacattttgacctttttgattgagaatcgtatctgtggctacggctgttttgccggtctgtctgtccccaataattaattctcgctgaccgcgtcctatagggatcatcgaatcaatggcaataagccccgtttgaagaggctcatatacagaacgtctagaaataatacctggggcaggagattcaattaaccgagattcagaagctgaaatttcacctctcccatcaataggtttagccagagcatttataacacgacccaaataaccctcactcacaggtatctgagcaattcgtcctgttgcttttacggaacttccctcttgtatcatcaaaccatcacccattaatacaacgccaacattatttgattccaaattcagagcaatgcctattgtaccctcttgaaactctactaattcacctgccattacttcatcaagaccatgaacacgagcaattccgtcgcctacttgaagtacggtaccggtattcacaatctttatttctctactatattgttcaatacgctcacgaataatattactaatttcgtcggctcgaagggttaccattagtgtttctttattctttttaggaaggaaaagataaaaataatgcctaaactataactaaaaaaagaagggctaatcagttatttcttgcatggccccgagaatgccaatattagcacggatcgtacggaaatgtaactcgctattcaagcaactattcagagttcctagagctccttgtaaggcttgttggaaaactcgttgtcggacctgattaatcgctctttgttgttcaaactgaagggtttcatttttgtaat
It includes:
- the LOC135662224 gene encoding ATP synthase subunit alpha, chloroplastic translates to MVTLRADEISNIIRERIEQYSREIKIVNTGTVLQVGDGIARVHGLDEVMAGELVEFQEGTIGIALNLESNNVGVVLMGDGLMIQEGSSVKATGRIAQIPVSEGYLGRVINALAKPIDGRGEISASESRLIESPAPGIISRRSVYEPLQTGLIAIDSMIPIGRGQRELIIGDRQTGKTAVATDTILNQKGQNVICVYVAIGQKASSVAQVVTTFREKGAMEYTIVVAETADSPATLQYLAPYTGAALAEFFMYRGQHTLIIYDDLSKQAQAYRQMSLLLRRPPGREAYPGDVFYLHSRLLERAAKSNSSLGEGSMTALPIVETQSGDVSAYIPTNVISITDG